GTTCAGTGACACCACCTGCACCACCAGGTGGTCCTTGTCGTGCTGAAGCTTCTTGTACGGGTCCAGCGCGTGCGTGGAGCGCCAGGTGATGATGCCCAGCACCACGATGATGATGATGGGAACCACCCACACCACGGTTTCGATTTTGGTGGAGTGGGCCCACTTGGGGGCATAGATCTCGTCGCGGCCTTCACGGTATTTCCAGGCGAAGAACAGCGTCATCACGATCACCGGAATCACCACCAGCAGCATCAGGCAGGTGGCGACGATGATCAGATACTTCTCATCGGCGCCGACCTGACCCTTGGGATCCAGCACGCCGCCTTCGCAGCCGGACAGCGCAAAGGACGCCGCCCCTGCCAATAGCAGGTTAACTAACTTTCGAATAAACAAAGGAAACCTTCCCCTATCCCTAAAGGTGCCAGCTTGCCGCACAGCACGGCAAGACAGTTATGGGTATCGAGCGATACGCAGTGGCGGGATCGACCGCCTTGACAAGCACGGCTGGCAGACGGCTACCGGCAAACGCGGTAACGGCGCCCTACAACAGCGTTTGAAAAAGGATCAGAACCCGAATGAAAACATCGGTGGAGCCCGGCAGCTGTGCGCCCTCAGCAGGGCACGGCGAGGCTTTGGAGATGTGGAGAGAGCCGGCCTGGAATGGTGTGTTCTCGGCCAGTTAAGGTGTTGCAGCAGCAGATGCAGCAACATCAGCAGCCACTGCAGCAGCAGCGGTGCAAACACCAGCAGGCTGGTGCAGAGCAGGGATTTCAGGGCATCAATGGGGAACAGATCCGCCAGTTGCGCCTGGTATTCAAAAATATCGGCCGACAGTCCGGTCCAGCTCAGCAACCAGTTGCCCAGCACTTCCAGCACCATGATGGCACCGAGCACCCCAACTCCGTCCATACCGATCCGTGACAGCGACATCAGGTCGTGCCATTGTTCGGCGGTGGGCAGATACAACATGGGACTCAACTGCTGGCTTCCATTGGTTGCAAGTGTGATTAAAACCGTGACCGGGTTAACAGGCCGATTTTTTGACCGCGAAAGGCTACCAAACTTTGATCCAGCGCACAACCATGACGCACGTTTCGAGCTCGGCTTACAACACCACCTTGCAGGCCAGCGCCAGCAGCACCAACCCACTGATCTTGTCGATCAGCGCCGCTTTGGCCTTCAGCCAGGCCAGCACCGGCCCGCGGGACAGCAACAAGGCCACCAGCACATACCAGAGCGCATCAATGCCGCCGGCGGTGAGCATCATGATGCCACCCTGCTGCCAGCCGGTGTCGGCGCGGACGAACTGGCTGAACAGGGCCACGAAGAAAATCGCCAGCTGGGGGTTGAGAAAGGCCACCATAAAGCCCTCAAAGGCGCCCTGACGGCCGCGCACCGAATGGCCGCCTTCATTTACCGTCCCCGGTTGCGGCTTCGCCAGCAAGGCCTTGATGCCTAGCCAGGCGAGAAAGGCGGCACCGCCGTAGCGAATCACGTCAAACAACAGCGGATTGCGGGTGATCAACAGCGCCAGCCCCAACGCGGTGATCAGCGCATAGAGCCCCACGCCCAGGCCGTGCCCCAGGGCGGTGAGCACGCCGTGCCCCTGACCACCGCGCACCGTGTTGCGGATCACCACCGCCAGGCTGGGGCCGGGGCTGATGGCCCCCATGATGCAGATGGCCGCCAGGGCCAGCCAGCTGGAAAATTCCATCGTATCGTTCCTGTATATACCTGCCTTTGAATGACACTCAGCTTAATGCCGCCAACACCATTCAAAAAATGAAAGTTATGAATACAAGCCATAGCCTATGGCTATAGACTGACACGACTCTCGCGAACGGTGCGCCGCAGGTGATCCCGTAAAAAGGGGTAGGCCAGCTCTCGAAACCAACGATGGGCCGGATCCTGATGATGCCGTTGATGCCACATCAGATGGTATTGCTGAGGCCGGGTGGCAAACGGCAGGGAGCCATAAGTCAGTTCATGCTGCTGCGACAAGTGCCAGGCGATGTGCGCCGGCGTGGTCATCAGGCAGTCGGTGCGACACAGCACCTCGACGGCCGCCTGAAAAAAGGGAACCCGGGCAAACCAGCGCCGGCTTAGCCCTTGAGGAGCCAGTACCTGCTCCACCGGGCTGTCCTTGTCACCGCCACCGCTCACCTGCAGGTGCGGCCAGTCCAGGTATTCCGACAGGCTGATGGCCCGGCCCGCCAGGGGGTGCCTTTGCCCCATCAGCACCACCAGGCTGTCTTCCCCCTGATACAGGCCACGAACAAGCTCGGGCACTTCGTCGGTAATGGTCGACACCATATCCAGCCCTGAATGCCACAGGTTCGGCAACTGGCTCTTGTCCCACGACACATACTCCAAGGCAGCCAGCGGCGCCTGACGCATCAGCTCGGCACAGATATGCGGCAGTATGTATTGGGCCACATAGTCGGACGATGCCA
The nucleotide sequence above comes from Oceanimonas doudoroffii. Encoded proteins:
- a CDS encoding LysR family transcriptional regulator translates to MHKANLNLLPTLKALLDTRNLSRAAELLHLSQPSISKQLTQLRREFNDELLVREGQRWLLTPRAEALAQELADSLGALERLYATPDFEPARCQRVFRLASSDYVAQYILPHICAELMRQAPLAALEYVSWDKSQLPNLWHSGLDMVSTITDEVPELVRGLYQGEDSLVVLMGQRHPLAGRAISLSEYLDWPHLQVSGGGDKDSPVEQVLAPQGLSRRWFARVPFFQAAVEVLCRTDCLMTTPAHIAWHLSQQHELTYGSLPFATRPQQYHLMWHQRHHQDPAHRWFRELAYPFLRDHLRRTVRESRVSL
- a CDS encoding LysE family translocator, with protein sequence MEFSSWLALAAICIMGAISPGPSLAVVIRNTVRGGQGHGVLTALGHGLGVGLYALITALGLALLITRNPLLFDVIRYGGAAFLAWLGIKALLAKPQPGTVNEGGHSVRGRQGAFEGFMVAFLNPQLAIFFVALFSQFVRADTGWQQGGIMMLTAGGIDALWYVLVALLLSRGPVLAWLKAKAALIDKISGLVLLALACKVVL